Proteins co-encoded in one Salvia splendens isolate huo1 chromosome 4, SspV2, whole genome shotgun sequence genomic window:
- the LOC121801112 gene encoding UDP-glycosyltransferase 75C1-like has translation MKQHHYLITCFPVQGHINPTLQLAKTLASLGATVTFATTAGGLKLVKDRLPSPDGLTYASFSDEDAPASDTTTYMTNIRLCGIENLTKILQNSLDTGRPVTCLVYSLLMPWAAEVARDMNVPSAFLAIQCAAAFAIYSRFYGSGGIDGGGIDSSVCVEIKDLPTFTLCDLPTFVLPQNYMNSFMGPMMTEHMKELETLPKPLVLLNTFQELEQEAIKELESKLNVIAIGPLISASNSFGGDLENEEKNYLQWLDSKQEKSVVYIAFGSLVVLSNEQKVEILHGLVERKRPFLWVVRSLDSEEEEVKKMFEEEIQNCDGIIVTWCSQTAVLSHKSIGCFVTHCGWNSTLEGLVSGVPLIGCPHYSDQTTNAKLVEEVWGNGVRARMNGEVVMKREELGKCLDVLMGEGERGKEIRKKAWLLRGMAMDAVKDGGSTYNNLRKVMDTS, from the coding sequence ATGAAGCAGCATCACTACCTCATCACATGCTTCCCTGTCCAAGGCCACATCAACCCTACTCTCCAGCTAGCCAAAACCCTGGCCTCCCTCGGCGCCACCGTCACGTTCGCCACCACCGCCGGCGGCCTCAAACTCGTGAAGGACCGCCTCCCCTCCCCGGACGGCCTAACCTACGCCTCCTTCTCCGATGAGGACGCCCCCGCCAGCGACACAACGACCTACATGACAAACATTAGGCTGTGTGGGATCGAAAACCTCACCAAAATTCTCCAAAACTCGCTTGACACAGGGCGGCCGGTAACCTGCCTGGTCTACAGCCTCCTCATGCCTTGGGCTGCTGAGGTGGCGCGTGACATGAACGTCCCGTCTGCCTTTCTTGCAATACAATGCGCCGCAGCCTTTGCCATTTATAGCCGATTTTATGGAAGCGGCGGCATTGATGGAGGAGGGATTGATTCATCGGTTTGTGTTGAGATAAAAGACTTGCCTACTTTTACTTTGTGTGATTTGCCAACATTTGTATTGCCTCAAAACTATATGAATTCTTTCATGGGGCCTATGATGACAGAGCACATGAAAGAGCTCGAAACCCTACCTAAACCGCTTGTTCTTCTAAACACATTTCAAGAACTTGAGCAAGAGGCGATCAAGGAGCTGGAGAGCAAGCTAAATGTCATTGCGATCGGGCCGTTGATCTCTGCAAGCAACTCATTTGGCGGTGACTTGGAAAATGAGGAGAAGAATTATCTTCAATGGTTAGACTCGAAGCAAGAAAAATCGGTGGTGTACATTGCATTTGGTAgtttggtggtgttgagcaatgaGCAAAAGGTAGAGATTTTGCATGGACTTGTGGAGAGAAAGAGGCCCTTTTTGTGGGTAGTTAGATCACTAGATAGTGAGGAGGAGGAAGTGAAGAAGATGTTTGaagaagaaattcaaaattgtGATGGTATAATAGTGACATGGTGTTCACAAACGGCAGTGTTGAGTCATAAGTCCATAGGGTGTTTTGTGACGCATTGTGGATGGAATTCGACTCTTGAAGGTCTGGTCAGTGGGGTCCCGTTGATCGGATGCCCACATTATTCTGACCAGACGACGAATGCTAAGCTTGTGGAAGAGGTGTGGGGGAATGGGGTTAGGGCGAGAATGAATGGAGAAGTTGTCATGAAAAGAGAAGAATTAGGGAAATGTTTGGATGTTTTGATGGGTGAGGGAGAAAGAGGTAAAGAGATTAGAAAAAAGGCTTGGTTGTTGAGAGGCATGGCCATGGATGCTGTCAAAGATGGTGGGTCTACCTACAATAATTTGAGGAAGGTTATGGACACTTCTTGA